In Dolichospermum flos-aquae CCAP 1403/13F, the following proteins share a genomic window:
- a CDS encoding DUF1818 family protein: MERVIKSGIGWRIGWNPVAPEFTGLVGTEDWAIELTEAELNEFCRLFNQLADTMKHLSAELMDDEKIACEAESDLLWMEVEGYPCAYNLRFILNTGRGTEGKWVASAVSELLQAIRMLKPSA, encoded by the coding sequence ATGGAACGGGTCATTAAAAGTGGGATTGGTTGGCGCATAGGTTGGAATCCAGTTGCACCAGAATTTACAGGATTAGTCGGTACAGAAGATTGGGCGATAGAATTAACAGAAGCAGAATTAAACGAATTTTGTCGCCTTTTTAATCAGCTTGCAGATACCATGAAGCATCTAAGCGCGGAGTTGATGGACGATGAAAAAATTGCCTGTGAAGCCGAAAGCGATTTATTATGGATGGAGGTGGAAGGTTATCCTTGTGCCTACAATCTCCGCTTCATCCTCAATACAGGAAGGGGGACAGAAGGTAAATGGGTTGCTTCAGCCGTCTCAGAATTGTTGCAAGCAATCAGAATGCTCAAGCCATCAGCCTGA
- the ctpC gene encoding carboxyl-terminal processing protease CtpC, with product MVITKSKLVLSATVVTLSTIAVTGLGIHSIGKASFKDSHKDLVDEVWQNIYHRYVDGTFNQVDWQAVRKEYLSKSYTDDKAAYKSIREMLKKLEDPYTRFMDPEEFKNMQVDTSGELTGIGITISQDEKTKQLVVIAPIEDTPAFKAGILAKDIILEIDGKNAKGMDTNDAVSLIRGQSGSKVRLTILRNGQKKEFNIQRARIEIHPVRFSEKKTPAGNLGYIRLNQFSANASKEMKNAIQSLEAKKVSGYVLDLRGNPGGLLYASIEIAQMWMNKGTIVFTIDRQGTQDKQVANGKALTDKPLMILVDKGSASASEILSGALQDNKRATLVGNQTFGKGLVQSVQPLKSGAGLAVTIAKYHTPSGKDINKHGIDPDVKVELTDAQRQKLWLGGRDKLATLEDPQFAKAVELLGKKSAQNTNTIQKN from the coding sequence ATGGTAATTACAAAAAGTAAACTGGTTTTGAGTGCTACGGTGGTAACGCTTTCTACAATCGCCGTTACTGGTCTGGGTATTCACTCAATTGGTAAGGCTTCATTTAAAGATAGTCACAAGGATTTGGTAGATGAAGTTTGGCAAAATATTTACCACCGATATGTAGATGGCACTTTTAATCAGGTAGATTGGCAAGCTGTTCGCAAGGAATATTTAAGCAAGTCCTATACTGATGATAAGGCAGCCTATAAGTCCATTCGGGAAATGCTGAAAAAGCTGGAAGATCCTTACACCCGGTTTATGGACCCAGAGGAATTCAAGAATATGCAAGTTGATACCTCTGGTGAACTTACAGGTATTGGTATCACTATCAGTCAGGATGAAAAAACTAAACAACTGGTTGTAATTGCTCCCATTGAAGATACACCAGCATTTAAAGCCGGTATTTTAGCTAAAGATATCATTCTCGAAATTGATGGTAAAAACGCCAAAGGTATGGATACTAATGATGCAGTATCCCTAATTCGTGGACAATCAGGCAGCAAGGTGAGGCTGACAATTCTGCGGAATGGTCAGAAAAAAGAATTTAATATTCAACGAGCGCGCATTGAAATTCATCCTGTCCGCTTTTCGGAAAAGAAAACTCCAGCGGGGAATCTTGGCTATATTCGCTTGAATCAATTCAGTGCTAATGCCAGCAAGGAAATGAAAAATGCTATTCAAAGTTTAGAAGCTAAGAAGGTTTCTGGATATGTTTTAGATTTACGTGGTAATCCTGGAGGGCTGTTATACGCGAGTATAGAAATTGCTCAAATGTGGATGAATAAAGGCACGATTGTCTTTACTATTGACCGTCAAGGTACACAAGATAAACAAGTTGCCAATGGCAAGGCTTTAACTGATAAACCTTTGATGATATTAGTAGATAAAGGGTCAGCTAGTGCTAGTGAAATTCTTTCTGGGGCATTACAAGATAATAAACGGGCGACTTTGGTCGGAAATCAAACTTTTGGGAAGGGTTTAGTCCAATCGGTGCAACCTTTAAAATCTGGTGCTGGTTTGGCTGTAACTATTGCCAAATATCATACTCCTAGCGGTAAAGATATTAATAAACACGGTATTGATCCAGATGTGAAGGTAGAATTAACTGATGCCCAACGTCAAAAGTTATGGTTGGGAGGAAGGGATAAATTAGCGACTCTTGAAGATCCTCAATTTGCTAAGGCTGTGGAATTGTTAGGTAAAAAATCGGCTCAAAACACCAATACAATTCAGAAGAATTAA
- a CDS encoding serine/threonine-protein kinase — protein sequence MSYCLNPHCSHPENTDDVKFCQTCGTKLFLKERYRAIKPIGQGGFGRTFLAVDEDKPSKPPCVIKQFFPQSQGTNTVQKAVELFNQEAVQLDELGQHSQIPALLAYCNQDDRQYLVQEFINGLNLHQELEQNGAFNETQIRQLLHDLLSVLQFCHGKRVIHRDIKPENIIRRNSDRKLVIVDFGAAKSATETALNRTGTSIGSLEYVAPEQMRGKALFASDIYSLGVTCINLLTERSPFDSYDTHNAAWIWGQYLKTPVSQELSRIIDKMVETIPSHRYQTVDEVIKDLNFQPSSLPPKQITPPTSQPPAVVKTSTQIEKELQELKTQFTGGKPQPQNPNSQPQSPSNNPIDKELEELKAKFLGNG from the coding sequence ATGAGTTATTGTCTTAATCCCCATTGTTCTCACCCAGAAAACACTGATGATGTTAAGTTTTGTCAAACCTGTGGGACGAAATTATTCCTAAAAGAACGTTACCGCGCTATTAAACCTATCGGACAAGGTGGTTTTGGTAGAACCTTTCTCGCTGTAGATGAGGATAAACCCTCAAAGCCACCCTGTGTAATTAAGCAATTTTTCCCCCAATCCCAAGGGACAAATACGGTACAAAAGGCAGTAGAATTATTTAATCAAGAGGCTGTTCAGTTGGATGAATTGGGACAACATTCCCAAATTCCTGCACTTTTGGCATATTGTAACCAAGATGACAGACAGTATTTAGTTCAGGAATTTATTAATGGACTAAATTTACACCAAGAATTAGAACAAAATGGGGCTTTCAATGAAACGCAGATTCGACAATTACTGCATGATTTATTGTCAGTGCTGCAATTTTGTCATGGTAAACGAGTCATACATCGAGACATTAAACCAGAAAATATCATTCGTCGCAATAGCGATCGCAAATTAGTTATAGTTGATTTTGGGGCAGCGAAATCCGCCACAGAAACAGCCCTAAACCGCACGGGAACCAGTATAGGTAGTCTCGAATATGTCGCCCCGGAACAAATGCGCGGGAAGGCACTTTTCGCCAGTGATATCTATAGTTTAGGAGTAACTTGTATTAATCTGTTAACAGAGCGATCGCCTTTCGACTCCTACGATACCCATAACGCAGCTTGGATATGGGGACAATATCTAAAAACTCCTGTTAGTCAAGAATTGAGCCGAATCATTGACAAAATGGTAGAAACCATCCCCAGTCACCGCTACCAAACAGTTGATGAAGTGATCAAAGATTTGAATTTTCAACCATCATCTTTACCACCCAAACAAATAACTCCACCCACGTCTCAACCTCCTGCTGTGGTTAAAACTTCCACCCAAATTGAGAAAGAATTACAAGAACTAAAAACTCAATTTACAGGTGGTAAACCCCAACCACAAAACCCTAATTCTCAACCACAATCTCCTAGCAATAATCCCATAGATAAAGAATTAGAAGAATTAAAAGCTAAGTTTCTTGGTAATGGCTGA
- a CDS encoding type II toxin-antitoxin system PemK/MazF family toxin, which translates to MMKPKSLEIWLVRFPFSDLTATKLRPALILSVHREEFIILGIFSKVPTDDLSENWVLMSETHTDFIKTGLKKTSLIRADKIATVHNSVFHKRIGILPSDLFNQVEVALKKSLNIT; encoded by the coding sequence ATGATGAAGCCTAAATCTTTAGAAATCTGGTTAGTCCGTTTCCCTTTTAGCGATTTAACTGCTACAAAATTAAGACCAGCCCTTATTTTATCAGTTCATCGAGAAGAATTTATTATATTGGGTATTTTTTCCAAAGTTCCCACTGATGATTTAAGTGAAAATTGGGTATTAATGTCAGAGACACACACTGACTTCATAAAAACAGGACTAAAAAAAACATCATTGATTAGGGCTGATAAAATTGCTACTGTCCATAATTCAGTTTTTCACAAAAGAATAGGAATTTTACCATCTGATCTATTTAATCAGGTGGAAGTAGCATTAAAAAAATCTCTTAACATTACTTAA
- a CDS encoding DUF6334 family protein — MVINEFPIGQTLLGVSTNEDQEFEGDELCLDQVKLYFEDTEHKITWITLSPLVDTDEIDVKIEKNTKKPTKKNPHPPFHADGNIGNNQLATSLIRDKRLMAVWICENDQGYKDQIIFAFESLHPQIAFVAEGSVIKAFLNQQILKDKKLEEARIEAVEAERKFQFQMQFQMMTEVILAQIKNNPEYIKSLTPTVIESCTGIPEDEIQPELILRIQDNPELIRSLTPETIKSFTGIPKDENSFQSAKVKPVIQNQQSSQLMTNPVSNAVISVEESHQTLANPIKELEERILNQESKILEIEAFTSKMKLADNGNILTMMQLAETGFQEWNDPEEDIYNDEA, encoded by the coding sequence ATGGTAATCAATGAATTTCCTATTGGACAAACTCTACTAGGAGTATCAACTAATGAAGATCAAGAATTTGAAGGTGATGAACTTTGTCTTGATCAAGTTAAACTTTATTTTGAAGATACAGAACATAAGATTACATGGATAACTCTATCTCCTCTTGTTGATACTGATGAAATTGACGTAAAAATAGAAAAAAATACCAAAAAACCTACTAAAAAAAATCCCCATCCCCCTTTTCATGCTGATGGTAATATTGGTAATAATCAATTAGCGACTTCATTAATTCGGGATAAAAGGTTGATGGCGGTCTGGATATGCGAGAATGATCAGGGCTATAAAGATCAGATAATTTTTGCTTTTGAATCTCTACATCCTCAGATTGCATTTGTAGCGGAAGGTTCTGTGATTAAAGCATTTCTTAATCAGCAAATATTGAAGGATAAAAAACTAGAAGAAGCACGAATAGAAGCAGTAGAAGCAGAAAGAAAATTTCAGTTCCAAATGCAGTTCCAAATGATGACAGAAGTAATTTTAGCTCAGATTAAAAATAATCCTGAATACATCAAATCTTTAACTCCTACAGTAATCGAATCTTGTACAGGTATTCCCGAAGATGAAATACAACCAGAACTAATTTTAAGGATTCAAGATAATCCTGAATTAATTAGGTCTTTAACTCCTGAAACAATCAAATCTTTTACAGGGATACCCAAAGATGAAAATAGTTTTCAAAGTGCAAAAGTTAAACCAGTTATCCAAAACCAGCAATCATCTCAACTTATGACTAACCCTGTTAGCAATGCAGTTATTTCAGTTGAAGAAAGCCACCAAACATTAGCAAATCCAATTAAAGAATTAGAAGAGAGAATTTTAAATCAAGAATCAAAAATTCTAGAAATAGAAGCCTTTACATCTAAAATGAAGCTTGCAGATAATGGTAATATATTAACAATGATGCAGCTTGCAGAAACTGGATTTCAGGAGTGGAATGACCCAGAAGAAGATATTTATAATGATGAAGCCTAA
- the sipA gene encoding regulatory protein SipA, giving the protein MSSEFPIGSKVRVVSLPPYVKTADPMPMLRPADVIYVGEEGIVLDRRPGGYWGIRLTRGAFLIDSQYIESIEKPLENQSDSE; this is encoded by the coding sequence ATGTCGTCAGAATTCCCAATTGGTAGTAAAGTCCGTGTGGTATCATTGCCACCTTATGTCAAAACCGCTGACCCAATGCCTATGTTACGTCCTGCTGATGTAATTTATGTTGGTGAGGAAGGTATAGTTCTTGACCGTCGCCCTGGTGGTTATTGGGGTATACGCTTGACTAGAGGCGCTTTTCTTATAGATAGCCAATACATTGAGAGTATCGAAAAACCACTAGAAAACCAGTCAGATTCAGAATAG
- a CDS encoding peroxiredoxin — protein MISRRTFISILFATCLAVISWLNFTPPTQALGGILPAIDQPAPEFTLPTNTGNGEVSLADFRGKWVVLYFYPKDFTSGCTIEARRFQQDLPKYIEKNTEIIGISADDIDSHAEFCDSEGLKFPLLADTKGEVSKAYGSWIGVVSMRHSFIIDPQGILRATFVGVNPSIHSMEVLAKLTKLQSAVF, from the coding sequence ATGATTTCGCGCCGCACTTTTATTAGCATTCTATTTGCCACTTGCTTGGCTGTTATCAGTTGGTTGAATTTTACCCCTCCTACTCAAGCTTTAGGTGGTATATTACCGGCAATTGATCAACCTGCACCTGAATTTACCTTACCAACTAATACGGGGAATGGTGAGGTTTCCCTGGCTGATTTCCGGGGTAAGTGGGTGGTTCTCTATTTCTACCCGAAAGATTTTACTTCCGGTTGTACTATTGAAGCAAGACGTTTTCAGCAAGATCTACCTAAGTACATTGAGAAAAATACTGAAATTATTGGTATCAGTGCTGATGATATTGATTCCCATGCAGAATTTTGTGATTCAGAAGGGTTAAAATTTCCTTTGTTAGCTGATACTAAGGGTGAAGTTAGTAAAGCTTATGGTTCTTGGATAGGTGTTGTCTCTATGCGCCATAGTTTTATTATTGATCCTCAAGGGATATTAAGAGCAACTTTTGTGGGAGTTAATCCGAGTATTCACAGTATGGAAGTTTTAGCAAAGTTAACAAAATTGCAATCTGCTGTTTTTTAA
- a CDS encoding polyphosphate kinase 2 family protein: MNHDPYIVKPGDQISLVKDYNPGYKCEFHQKGDAVKKLKVGILQLAKYQDILYAQNTYSLLIIFQAMDAAGKDSTIKHVMSGVNPQGCQVFSFKSPSEEELDHDYLWRSMKSLPERGRIGIFNRSYYEELLIVRVHPEILKKQQLPNFPQDNHIWKQRFEEINNFEKYLFNNGVIVLKFFLNVSKSVQKRRFLERIESPDKNWKLSVSDVRERAFWDDYMDAYEQVFNHTSTEFAPWYIVPADRKWFTRLVVADIICQKLQELNLQYPQMSEEHKQQLLAAKKTLEAEN; the protein is encoded by the coding sequence ATGAATCATGATCCTTATATTGTTAAACCAGGTGATCAAATTTCTTTGGTAAAGGACTATAACCCAGGTTATAAATGTGAGTTTCACCAAAAAGGTGATGCGGTGAAAAAATTAAAGGTAGGTATTTTACAATTAGCGAAATATCAAGATATTCTTTATGCTCAAAATACCTATTCTTTATTGATTATTTTTCAAGCAATGGATGCTGCTGGTAAAGATAGTACCATTAAACACGTGATGTCTGGCGTGAATCCTCAAGGATGTCAGGTATTTAGTTTTAAATCACCGAGTGAAGAAGAGTTAGATCATGATTATTTATGGCGTTCAATGAAGTCTTTGCCAGAAAGGGGAAGAATTGGCATTTTTAATCGTTCATATTATGAAGAATTACTCATAGTCCGTGTCCATCCAGAAATTCTTAAAAAACAACAATTACCCAATTTTCCTCAAGATAATCATATATGGAAACAGCGATTTGAGGAAATTAATAATTTTGAAAAATACTTGTTCAATAATGGGGTAATTGTCCTCAAGTTTTTTCTAAATGTTTCAAAATCGGTGCAAAAAAGACGGTTTTTAGAACGGATTGAATCACCGGATAAAAATTGGAAACTTTCTGTTAGTGATGTTCGGGAAAGGGCTTTTTGGGATGATTATATGGATGCCTATGAGCAGGTTTTTAACCATACAAGTACAGAATTTGCACCTTGGTATATTGTTCCTGCTGATCGTAAATGGTTTACACGCTTAGTAGTAGCAGATATTATTTGCCAAAAATTGCAGGAATTAAATTTGCAATATCCGCAAATGAGTGAAGAACATAAACAGCAATTATTAGCAGCCAAAAAAACTTTAGAAGCAGAAAATTAG
- a CDS encoding chemotaxis protein CheB: protein MPNLPNFDIVALAASAGGLTALIEVLSHLPADFKAAIVIVQHLDPRHPSLMAEILSRRTPLIVKQAKEGDKLTPGTVYIAPPNNHLLVNSDGTASLSQSEMVHFLRPSADLLFESLAGSYKERAIAVVLTGTGSDGAMGVEAIQKMGGTVIAQDDKSAEFPGMPSAAIKTGNVDFILPLAEISSALLTLVMPHPDL, encoded by the coding sequence ATGCCAAATCTTCCTAACTTTGATATTGTGGCTTTAGCGGCTTCTGCTGGGGGGTTGACGGCGTTAATTGAGGTACTTTCACATTTACCCGCAGATTTCAAAGCAGCAATTGTGATTGTTCAACATTTAGATCCTCGTCATCCATCTCTCATGGCAGAAATTCTCAGTCGTCGGACTCCACTGATAGTAAAACAGGCAAAGGAAGGAGACAAACTCACACCAGGGACTGTTTATATTGCTCCTCCTAATAATCATTTGTTGGTGAATAGTGATGGTACAGCCTCTTTATCGCAGTCGGAAATGGTGCATTTTCTCCGTCCTTCGGCAGATTTATTGTTTGAATCTCTGGCTGGAAGTTACAAAGAAAGAGCGATCGCTGTTGTCCTCACAGGAACTGGCAGTGATGGGGCAATGGGAGTAGAAGCAATTCAAAAAATGGGTGGGACGGTAATTGCCCAAGATGACAAAAGTGCTGAATTTCCAGGAATGCCGTCCGCAGCAATTAAGACTGGGAATGTAGATTTTATCCTCCCTTTAGCAGAAATTTCTTCAGCTTTGCTAACTTTGGTGATGCCTCATCCTGATTTGTAA
- a CDS encoding CheR family methyltransferase, protein MNVPQKDPDFENLLEYLRINRGFDFTGYKRSTLMRRVTKEMETLNIDTFGNYQDYLEVHPDEFKNLFNTILINVTAFFRDASAWEYLAKEVIPNIIKNKQPDQQIRFWSAGCASGQEAYTLAIVIAEILGIEEFRNRVKIYATDVDEEALVQARQASYSTKNIDEVPLELRDKYFDIVNKNYVFRQDLRRCVIFGRHDLLQDAPISRLDLLICRNTLMYFNSETQGKIINRFHFALNDHGYLFLGKAEMLVMHSNLFIPIDLRDRVFEKVALGNFRSRQIVMNNLENQESTTDLSQEIRIRDLAFDTASSAQVVVDNDGILIMINEQARNLFGLTTKDLNRPFQDLELSYRPVELRSVIEQVYNERHPITLTNVERYQSNSEIQNLDVRVIPLQDHNQIILGVTVAFNDITRYLKLQTALQRSRQELETTNEELQSTNEELETTNEELQSTNEELETTNEELQSTNQEMETMNEELQSANEELQTINHELSDRTSELDQSNIFLSSILGCLQMGMVVLDNNLNILIWNHTVEDMWGLHSEEVVHKSWFSLDIGLPVEKLRNPIRDIMSGKKKFQEILLNSTNRRGRQIQCYIACSPLMNETVKGVIIMMTDIEKINSMISPTKIEEREREG, encoded by the coding sequence ATGAATGTCCCACAAAAAGACCCTGATTTTGAAAACCTCCTCGAATATTTACGAATCAACCGAGGCTTTGATTTCACAGGTTATAAACGTTCAACTTTAATGCGCCGTGTTACTAAAGAAATGGAGACTTTAAATATAGATACTTTTGGCAATTATCAAGATTATTTAGAGGTTCATCCAGATGAGTTTAAAAATTTATTTAATACTATTTTAATTAACGTCACCGCTTTTTTTAGAGATGCTTCAGCGTGGGAATATTTAGCCAAAGAAGTTATTCCTAATATCATCAAAAATAAACAACCAGATCAACAGATTCGATTTTGGAGTGCTGGTTGTGCTTCTGGGCAAGAAGCTTATACTTTAGCAATAGTAATAGCGGAAATATTGGGAATAGAAGAGTTTCGTAATCGGGTAAAAATCTACGCAACAGATGTAGATGAAGAAGCTCTCGTTCAAGCTCGTCAAGCTAGTTATTCAACCAAAAATATTGATGAAGTCCCGTTAGAATTACGCGATAAATATTTTGATATAGTCAATAAAAATTATGTTTTTCGCCAAGATTTGCGTCGTTGTGTAATTTTTGGTCGTCATGATTTACTTCAAGATGCACCGATTTCTCGGTTAGATTTATTGATTTGTCGCAATACCTTAATGTATTTTAATTCGGAAACCCAAGGAAAGATTATCAATCGCTTTCATTTTGCTCTTAATGATCATGGCTATCTGTTTTTAGGAAAAGCAGAAATGCTAGTTATGCACTCTAATTTATTTATCCCTATAGATTTAAGAGACCGTGTATTTGAAAAAGTAGCTTTAGGAAACTTCCGCAGTCGTCAAATAGTTATGAACAATTTAGAAAATCAAGAATCAACTACTGATTTGTCTCAAGAAATACGCATTAGAGATTTGGCTTTCGATACAGCATCTAGTGCCCAAGTTGTAGTAGATAATGATGGCATATTAATTATGATTAATGAACAAGCTCGTAATTTATTTGGTCTGACAACAAAGGATTTAAATCGCCCTTTTCAGGATTTAGAATTATCCTATAGACCTGTGGAATTACGCTCAGTAATTGAGCAAGTATATAATGAACGTCATCCGATTACACTCACAAATGTTGAACGTTATCAGTCTAATTCAGAAATTCAAAATTTAGATGTGCGGGTGATTCCTTTACAAGATCATAATCAAATTATTCTGGGTGTAACAGTTGCCTTTAATGATATCACCCGTTATCTGAAACTCCAAACAGCATTACAACGTTCTCGACAGGAACTAGAAACAACCAATGAAGAATTGCAATCAACTAATGAAGAGCTAGAAACAACCAATGAAGAATTGCAATCTACCAATGAAGAATTAGAAACAACCAATGAAGAATTGCAATCAACAAATCAAGAAATGGAGACAATGAATGAAGAACTGCAATCGGCTAATGAGGAGTTACAAACAATTAATCATGAATTAAGCGACCGCACCAGTGAACTTGACCAAAGTAATATTTTTCTTTCTTCTATTTTAGGCTGTCTGCAAATGGGAATGGTAGTCTTAGATAATAACTTGAATATTTTAATTTGGAATCATACAGTTGAAGATATGTGGGGTTTACACAGTGAGGAAGTAGTTCATAAATCTTGGTTTAGCTTGGATATTGGTTTACCTGTAGAAAAATTACGAAATCCAATTCGTGATATTATGTCCGGTAAAAAGAAATTCCAGGAAATACTCCTGAATAGCACTAATCGTCGCGGCAGACAAATCCAATGTTATATTGCCTGTAGTCCCCTAATGAATGAAACAGTAAAAGGTGTTATTATCATGATGACAGATATTGAAAAAATCAACAGTATGATTTCTCCAACAAAAATTGAAGAAAGAGAACGGGAAGGATAA
- a CDS encoding cobyrinate a,c-diamide synthase — protein sequence MSIIIAGERSGVGKTTVTLTLLASLRRRGVKVQSFKVGPDYIDPMFHQYVTGLPCRNLDAVLTSENYIQKCFNHHSPQSEYTLVEGVMGLFDGIGQLANTNGKTDFASTAHVARLLDIPIILVIDCSRLSGSVAAIAHGYCSLDSRIKVAGLVLNRVGSDRHLSLLKTSLAPLQLPILGVLRRQDNITIPDRHLGLIPTSELPELDQIINSLADIGDTYFDWDKLLPLLKSSSSPIPNSQLPITNSSVKIAVARDQAFNFYYQDNLDLLEQLGAELVFWSPLNDDQLPKDIQGMYFGGGFPEVFAPQLAANISLIQAVKNSILAGIPTIAECGGLMYLCEQIIDFDGNSWPMVGILPTHAQMDKRLTLGYRRAVILENTFLLDSNKHIFGHEFHRSHLITNSPQPLFNTYRYDCDENTGFEGWYLPNVHASYIHQHWGESREIPQRFIQECLKNQQI from the coding sequence ATGTCTATAATTATTGCTGGAGAACGGAGTGGAGTCGGGAAAACAACAGTTACACTTACCCTATTAGCATCTTTACGTCGTCGTGGTGTGAAAGTACAATCTTTTAAAGTCGGACCCGATTATATTGATCCTATGTTTCATCAATATGTAACTGGTCTTCCTTGTCGAAATTTAGATGCTGTACTAACTTCAGAAAATTATATTCAAAAATGCTTTAACCATCATTCTCCGCAAAGTGAATATACTTTAGTTGAAGGTGTAATGGGTTTATTTGATGGTATTGGTCAGTTAGCAAATACAAATGGAAAAACAGACTTTGCGAGTACAGCGCACGTTGCCAGATTATTAGATATTCCCATCATCTTAGTAATAGATTGTAGTCGCTTATCGGGTTCAGTAGCCGCAATTGCACACGGTTATTGTTCCTTAGATAGTAGAATTAAAGTTGCTGGTTTAGTATTAAATCGGGTGGGAAGTGATCGACATTTATCATTATTAAAAACTTCCCTTGCACCTTTACAATTACCCATACTTGGTGTTTTAAGAAGACAAGATAACATTACCATTCCTGACCGTCATCTGGGTTTAATTCCCACTTCAGAATTACCAGAATTAGATCAGATAATTAATAGTTTAGCAGATATAGGTGATACTTACTTTGATTGGGACAAACTTCTACCACTTTTAAAATCATCATCTTCCCCAATTCCCAATTCTCAATTACCAATTACCAATTCCTCAGTAAAAATTGCCGTAGCGCGAGATCAAGCTTTTAATTTTTATTATCAAGATAACTTAGATTTACTAGAACAATTAGGAGCAGAATTGGTATTTTGGAGTCCATTAAATGATGATCAATTACCAAAAGATATCCAAGGAATGTATTTTGGTGGTGGATTTCCTGAAGTATTTGCACCACAATTAGCTGCAAATATTAGCCTAATTCAAGCAGTCAAAAATTCAATTTTAGCAGGAATACCCACAATTGCTGAATGTGGAGGATTGATGTATTTGTGTGAGCAAATTATTGACTTTGACGGTAACTCCTGGCCAATGGTGGGAATATTACCCACTCATGCACAAATGGATAAAAGATTAACTTTAGGATATCGTCGCGCAGTAATTTTAGAAAATACTTTTTTACTTGATAGCAATAAACATATTTTTGGCCATGAATTTCATCGTTCTCATTTAATCACTAATTCTCCTCAACCATTATTTAATACCTATCGCTATGATTGTGATGAAAATACAGGTTTTGAAGGTTGGTATTTACCTAATGTTCATGCTTCCTATATTCATCAACATTGGGGAGAAAGTAGAGAAATACCTCAAAGATTTATCCAGGAATGTTTAAAAAATCAACAAATTTAG